A single Cannabis sativa cultivar Pink pepper isolate KNU-18-1 chromosome 7, ASM2916894v1, whole genome shotgun sequence DNA region contains:
- the LOC115697860 gene encoding equilibrative nucleotide transporter 3-like, with protein sequence MTSTADETGDVFRHEGRNAAIVVCWFLGLGSLVAWNSMLTIGDYYYSLFPNYHPSRVLTLVYQPFAVGTMILLAYNEAKIDTRKRNLIGYTLFFTSTMLLIVVDLVTSGKGGLGPYLGICVLVGAFGLADALVQGGMVGDMAFMLPEFMQSFFAGLAASGVLTSGLRLVTRAAFDKTNHGLRKGTLLFLAISASFEFICILLYAFIFPKLPIVKHFRSKAASQGSKTVKSDLAAAGVETQEGQVDEVRKTNKQLLVENLDYAIGLYLIYILTLSIFPGFLYENTGKHQLGTWYPLVLMAMYNLLDFISRYTPLVKCLNIKSRKGLMVAILARFLFIPAFYFTAKYGDQGWMILLTSLLGLTNGHLTVCVLTAAPKGYKGPEQNALGNILVVFLLGGIFSGVSADWLWLIGNSSF encoded by the exons ATGACGTCGACTGCGGATGAAACCGGGGATGTGTTCAGGCATGAG GGAAGGAATGCAGCAATAGTAGTATGTTGGTTTCTGGGATTGGGTTCTCTTGTGGCGTGGAACAGTATGCTGACCATTGGAGATTACTACTATTCATTATTCCCG AATTACCATCCTTCAAGGGTACTTACCCTGGTTTATCAACCGTTTGCTGTTGGAACAATGATACTACTTGCATACAATGAAGCCAAAATCGACACTAGAAAGCGCAATTTGATTGGATACACTCTCTTCTTCACAAGTACAATGCTACTCATAGTT gtTGACTTGGTCACATCTGGTAAGGGAGGACTGGGACCTTATCTAGGCATATGTGTACTTGTAGGTGCTTTTGGATTGGCAGATGCTCTTGTTCAAGGTGGCATGGTTGGAGACATGGCTTTTATGCTCCCTGAATTCATGCAG TCCTTCTTCGCTGGCTTGGCTGCATCTGGCGTTTTAACCTCTGGTTTAAGGCTAGTCACTAGAGCAGCCTTTGACAAAACCAACCATGGTCTTCGAAAAGGCACTT TGTTATTTCTTGCAATCTCTGCATCGTTTGAGTTCATTTGCATTCTACTATACGCATTTATCTTTCCAAAGCTACCAATAGTGAAACACTTCCGGAGTAAAGCAGCCTCACAAGGATCGAAAACAGTGAAATCTGATCTTGCGGCTGCCGGTGTTGAAACACAAGAAGGCCAA GTTGATGAAGTACGGAAGACCAACAAGCAATTACTAGTAGAGAATCTCGATTATGCTATTGGTTTGTACCTGATTTATATCCTCACATTGTCCATCTTCCCTGGCTTCCTTTATGAAAATACAGGAAAACACCAGTTGGGCACATG GTATCCCCTAGTATTGATGGCAATGTACAATCTATTGGATTTTATATCAAGATACACTCCCCTTGTGAAATGCTTAAATATTAAATCAAGAAAGGGACTTATGGTGGCCATTCTTGCTCGTTTCTTGTTCATCCCAGCATTTTACTTCACAGCCAAATATGGTGATCAAGGATGGATGATATTGCTTACTTCCCTATTAGGATTAACCAATGGTCATCTCACTGTTTGTGTTCTTACAGCTGCACCTAAAGGTTACAAG